Proteins co-encoded in one Crateriforma spongiae genomic window:
- a CDS encoding serine/threonine-protein kinase — translation MMPEEATEHSRVEALAAEFSEKLRDGENPSLDDYVARNPDCGPELRELLLTILAMEELKNQNSPDAPPTMFGPVGIKQLGDLRIVREIGRGGMGIVYEAVQESLGRTVAVKVLPKGRLENEQALARFQREARTAASLHHTNIVPVLGVGVDDGYYYYVMQLVRGVGLDEVIDDLRADTAPSSQTDSPTVSLTSVAHRLIQRSEEASTLCVAQQDAAGEADGSACNAGYSIPSAGRPRRSDRAYWQSVAWIAHRVATALQYAHDQGILHRDIKPSNLLVDSHGEVSVADFGLAKSTDQAGISRPGDVVGTLRYMAPEQLAGAADNRSDVYSLGVTLYELATLRPFYDEAELAQTLTHGGGLKPARPSEIRPDLPRDLGTIIVKAMDVEPAKRYQTAAEMSEDLRRFCEDRPILAKRTSVFEHFWRWSRRNPAVATLGSVAAALVVAVAAVSTTAYYRTNLARQEAIEQRNKADETAESAFDALDEIFHTLAPMPMVNPDEFVDSSDLESAPPAAPIPRKQTAALLEKMLTFYGRLAESGQTDERYGQRLAEAHHRIGDIRQRLGQVEIAASSYRRSAELYRHLITTDPSPTLVARLAAVHNQLGICAHHLRRQRTPLPENSQQHDRSHGLAEFQAARLLLEPIATANSPPEVRYELAHTYYLLGDQPSDGRHESHDGDHERQLTESADDIAGIRRDRQQTESIEESARFSSRAPDREVLLQRAAETLRQLLKDYPESPDYRRLLAMCYMENSKELWISAYPQGRQPRLDAIEILTPLVEEFPENPDYRFALSSAHAIGRVNSPWLDRDAIRAYIDRLETAESLISDLRAEHPNVPQYLVAHVKLFRQLATLHRRLGGRSAQLPVYRRASQVCRDARPDSITNVSFKSVIEVYDRTADLLLAEASGNQQENLVEALAVLKAGIHEFERLEIRASESNGHPVRVEFLARLADVQERLGHTASTNSTQPPE, via the coding sequence ATGATGCCCGAAGAAGCGACTGAGCATAGCCGCGTGGAAGCGCTGGCCGCAGAATTTTCCGAGAAGTTGCGGGACGGCGAGAATCCATCCCTCGATGACTACGTCGCGCGGAATCCGGATTGTGGGCCCGAGTTGCGCGAGTTGCTGCTCACCATCCTAGCGATGGAGGAGTTGAAGAACCAAAACAGTCCGGACGCGCCGCCAACAATGTTTGGGCCGGTTGGAATCAAACAATTGGGCGATCTGAGAATCGTGCGTGAAATTGGTCGCGGGGGAATGGGCATCGTTTACGAAGCGGTCCAGGAATCATTGGGCCGCACTGTCGCGGTTAAGGTCCTGCCCAAAGGTCGATTAGAAAATGAGCAGGCACTGGCTCGTTTTCAACGAGAGGCGAGAACTGCCGCTAGCCTCCACCACACTAACATCGTTCCGGTACTGGGTGTGGGGGTTGACGATGGTTATTACTACTACGTGATGCAGCTGGTCCGCGGCGTCGGTTTGGACGAAGTGATCGACGATCTGCGCGCTGACACTGCGCCGAGTTCACAGACCGACAGTCCCACTGTGAGTTTAACTTCGGTCGCCCACCGGCTGATCCAACGCAGCGAAGAAGCGTCAACGCTTTGCGTTGCCCAACAAGATGCTGCGGGCGAAGCCGACGGGAGCGCTTGTAACGCTGGATACTCCATCCCCTCGGCAGGTAGGCCGCGTAGATCCGACCGGGCGTATTGGCAATCGGTTGCTTGGATCGCTCATCGAGTGGCTACGGCGTTACAGTATGCCCATGACCAAGGGATTTTGCATCGCGATATCAAACCTTCCAACCTGCTGGTAGATTCGCACGGAGAGGTTTCGGTCGCTGACTTCGGGTTGGCCAAGTCGACTGACCAAGCGGGGATCAGCCGGCCCGGCGATGTCGTGGGAACATTGCGCTACATGGCGCCCGAACAGCTTGCTGGAGCCGCCGACAATCGCAGTGACGTCTACAGCTTGGGCGTTACGCTCTACGAGTTGGCGACACTGAGACCATTCTATGACGAAGCAGAGCTGGCACAGACGCTTACACACGGCGGTGGTCTGAAGCCGGCTCGTCCAAGTGAGATCAGACCGGACCTACCACGGGATCTTGGGACAATTATCGTCAAAGCGATGGACGTCGAACCAGCCAAACGGTACCAGACGGCTGCGGAGATGTCGGAGGACCTGCGACGGTTTTGTGAAGATCGCCCCATTCTCGCGAAGCGTACAAGCGTATTCGAGCATTTCTGGCGATGGAGCCGCCGCAATCCTGCCGTTGCGACTCTTGGAAGTGTCGCCGCGGCTCTGGTCGTTGCTGTCGCTGCTGTTTCAACGACTGCGTACTATCGTACTAACCTGGCTCGGCAAGAGGCCATCGAACAGCGCAACAAGGCTGACGAAACTGCCGAGTCGGCCTTCGACGCGCTGGACGAGATCTTTCACACTCTCGCGCCGATGCCGATGGTGAATCCGGACGAATTCGTCGACTCGTCCGACTTGGAGAGTGCGCCTCCTGCAGCTCCCATTCCCAGGAAACAAACCGCTGCCCTATTGGAAAAGATGCTCACGTTCTACGGCCGGCTCGCGGAATCCGGACAAACCGACGAACGGTACGGACAACGGCTGGCCGAAGCGCACCACCGGATTGGCGATATCCGCCAACGCCTAGGTCAGGTCGAGATCGCTGCATCGTCCTACCGCCGCTCCGCGGAACTTTATCGCCATCTTATAACCACCGATCCGTCACCGACCTTAGTCGCGCGGCTGGCCGCAGTTCACAACCAGTTGGGCATCTGCGCCCATCATCTCCGTCGGCAGCGAACGCCGCTCCCCGAAAATTCGCAACAACATGACCGGAGCCATGGTTTAGCAGAGTTCCAGGCGGCTCGTCTGTTGCTCGAACCGATCGCTACAGCCAACTCCCCGCCCGAGGTTCGATATGAGTTGGCTCACACGTATTACTTGTTGGGTGACCAACCCAGTGACGGGCGCCATGAAAGTCATGACGGGGACCATGAGCGACAATTGACTGAGTCGGCCGATGACATCGCCGGCATTCGAAGGGACAGACAACAAACAGAAAGCATCGAAGAGTCAGCTCGATTCAGTAGTCGAGCCCCCGACCGAGAAGTGCTGCTGCAAAGGGCAGCCGAAACGCTTCGACAGCTTCTCAAGGATTATCCTGAATCGCCAGATTACCGGCGTCTGTTGGCAATGTGTTATATGGAGAACTCCAAAGAGCTTTGGATCTCGGCTTATCCGCAAGGCCGACAACCCCGCCTCGATGCGATCGAGATATTGACCCCATTGGTCGAAGAGTTTCCTGAAAACCCGGACTATCGATTCGCCTTGAGTTCGGCACATGCGATCGGGAGGGTGAACTCGCCGTGGCTTGATCGTGATGCAATCCGGGCGTACATCGATCGGCTGGAAACGGCGGAATCCTTAATCTCAGATTTACGGGCTGAGCATCCCAACGTTCCGCAGTACCTGGTAGCACATGTGAAGCTCTTTCGCCAATTGGCAACCTTGCATCGTCGCCTTGGTGGACGTAGTGCTCAGTTGCCTGTCTATCGCCGGGCATCTCAAGTTTGTCGTGACGCTCGGCCTGACTCGATCACAAACGTATCATTCAAATCGGTGATCGAAGTCTACGATCGTACGGCAGATTTGCTCCTGGCCGAGGCGTCCGGCAATCAGCAAGAAAACCTGGTGGAAGCGCTCGCCGTGCTCAAGGCGGGGATTCATGAGTTTGAACGGCTAGAAATTCGAGCCAGCGAATCCAACGGCCATCCCGTGCGGGTCGAATTCCTCGCGCGGTTGGCTGATGTTCAGGAAAGATTGGGTCACACAGCGTCGACCAATTCGACTCAGCCACCGGAGTAG
- a CDS encoding sigma-70 family RNA polymerase sigma factor encodes MTQSIQREDALLEQLAAGEDSALGDLFALHRDRLWRMVSFRLDPRLTGRIDADDILQEAYVEAARRISQYAHDGQSFYVWLRLVVLQTMVDLHRHHLGTQKRDIRREVAKRPAYPEATSVSLIRHLVGKVSTPSQIAIKAESLRQLEEALREMEPIDQEVLALRHIEELTNIEVSQLLGIEQKAASIRYVRAIARLKNVLAGVPGFFEEVLRTDDARRSD; translated from the coding sequence ATGACACAATCAATCCAACGCGAGGATGCTCTGCTCGAGCAGTTAGCGGCAGGCGAAGACTCCGCGCTCGGTGATCTATTTGCGCTGCATCGAGACCGCCTTTGGCGGATGGTGAGTTTTCGACTAGATCCACGTTTGACCGGCCGCATAGACGCAGACGACATCTTGCAGGAAGCATACGTTGAGGCCGCGCGACGAATCTCACAATATGCTCATGACGGCCAATCGTTCTACGTCTGGCTTCGCTTGGTGGTCCTGCAGACGATGGTCGACCTGCACCGCCATCATCTGGGTACCCAGAAGCGAGACATTCGGCGCGAGGTGGCGAAGCGGCCGGCATACCCCGAGGCAACTTCGGTATCTCTGATCCGCCATTTGGTAGGGAAGGTATCGACCCCAAGTCAAATAGCAATCAAAGCAGAATCGCTACGTCAATTGGAAGAAGCTCTAAGAGAGATGGAGCCAATTGACCAGGAAGTGTTGGCACTTCGTCACATAGAGGAGCTCACGAACATCGAAGTTTCTCAACTACTTGGAATCGAGCAAAAGGCTGCCAGCATTCGTTACGTGCGCGCGATCGCACGACTTAAGAACGTCCTCGCTGGAGTGCCGGGTTTCTTTGAGGAAGTGTTGAGAACAGATGATGCCCGAAGAAGCGACTGA
- a CDS encoding ATP-binding protein — protein sequence MLAAAGAHNLLMIGPPGSGEPRDILKSCSDDSITLESSFPRGAIASVFDTASTQSHFFEPAVGPTDASLRINQVASESRFQ from the coding sequence ATGCTGGCCGCCGCCGGTGCACACAACCTGTTGATGATCGGTCCGCCTGGGTCGGGCGAGCCGCGGGACATTCTGAAAAGTTGTTCCGACGATTCGATCACGCTTGAAAGCAGCTTCCCGAGGGGGGCCATCGCTTCGGTCTTCGACACCGCCAGCACTCAGTCGCATTTCTTTGAACCGGCGGTGGGTCCAACCGATGCATCGTTGCGAATCAACCAAGTCGCATCGGAGTCTCGATTTCAGTAG
- a CDS encoding enoyl-CoA hydratase, translating to MNPSISPEVRVRITDSIAHVTLDRAHKRNALSLQVLADLERALSELGGDTSVRVVIIAASGKVFSSGHDLKEMVNRSAEDYEKLFRQCTMTMQRIRQIPQPAIAQVQGLATAAGCQLAASCDLIVAGRSAAFATPGVKIGLFCTTPMVPLVRGLPPKLAMEMLLTGRPITAQRAYDVGFVNAVCDDDVLPETTIGLAQNIVESSGHAATIGKAAFYRQLHLCEPDAYADAVDVMTRNACDPEADEGIRAFLEKRPPRWDQPSES from the coding sequence ATGAACCCATCCATTTCGCCCGAAGTCCGCGTCCGGATCACCGACTCGATCGCTCACGTCACTCTGGATCGGGCGCACAAACGCAACGCTTTGTCACTTCAGGTCTTAGCCGACCTGGAACGAGCCTTGTCGGAGTTGGGTGGCGATACGTCGGTGCGTGTCGTCATCATTGCGGCAAGCGGAAAGGTGTTTTCATCCGGGCACGACTTGAAAGAAATGGTGAATCGATCGGCCGAAGACTACGAGAAGCTTTTTCGCCAGTGCACGATGACGATGCAGCGGATTCGTCAGATCCCACAACCTGCCATCGCTCAGGTGCAAGGACTTGCCACCGCTGCAGGCTGCCAGCTTGCCGCATCATGCGACCTGATTGTGGCGGGCCGATCGGCCGCGTTCGCAACGCCCGGTGTCAAGATCGGTCTGTTCTGCACCACACCGATGGTCCCGTTGGTTCGCGGGTTGCCGCCGAAACTGGCGATGGAAATGTTGTTGACCGGGCGCCCCATCACCGCGCAACGTGCCTACGATGTCGGATTCGTCAACGCGGTTTGCGATGACGACGTTTTGCCGGAAACCACGATCGGTCTTGCCCAAAACATTGTCGAATCTAGCGGACACGCGGCGACGATCGGCAAAGCGGCCTTCTACCGACAACTGCATTTATGCGAACCCGATGCGTATGCCGACGCGGTCGACGTCATGACACGCAACGCATGTGATCCGGAAGCCGACGAAGGCATCCGGGCGTTCCTTGAAAAGCGTCCGCCCCGGTGGGATCAACCGTCGGAAAGCTGA
- a CDS encoding phosphate acyltransferase, which produces MGLPSFDTMLQRMDHQRPEHRVVAVGADDATVLQALHDAKRRRWVRPVVVGDQPEMQRLSKSLDIDLADWDVIHSDDPSVDAVRAIVDGRGDFLMKGRVSTPALLKAVLDRRAGLRTGETICQIVLMEIPRDDRRFLLTDTGITIQPDPQQADSILGQVVRVARGLGAQQPVVAVMAASEKINDAMPETALATTLADRLSDTAAANIVGPCSFDLAYSRESAQRKSVDDGAMGAADVMLFPNLLSANLTVKAIMYTSDCRFGGMLSGVACPVVFMSRSDDVSTRIRSLALASYAHRRGDR; this is translated from the coding sequence ATGGGACTTCCATCGTTCGACACAATGCTGCAGCGAATGGACCACCAGCGTCCCGAACACCGTGTCGTCGCGGTCGGTGCTGACGATGCGACCGTGCTGCAGGCTCTTCACGACGCGAAACGACGTCGATGGGTACGTCCTGTCGTCGTCGGTGATCAGCCCGAAATGCAGCGACTTTCTAAATCGTTGGACATCGATCTGGCCGACTGGGATGTGATTCACTCGGATGATCCGTCGGTCGACGCGGTTCGGGCAATCGTCGACGGTCGCGGCGACTTTTTGATGAAGGGCCGTGTTTCGACACCGGCATTGCTGAAAGCGGTTTTGGATCGTCGCGCGGGACTGAGGACGGGCGAAACCATATGCCAAATTGTTTTGATGGAGATTCCTCGTGACGACCGACGATTTCTGTTGACCGATACTGGAATCACTATCCAGCCTGATCCACAACAGGCCGACAGTATCTTAGGACAAGTCGTTCGCGTTGCCCGCGGCCTGGGGGCCCAGCAGCCGGTTGTTGCCGTCATGGCGGCGTCGGAAAAGATCAACGACGCAATGCCCGAAACAGCGCTGGCGACCACACTGGCGGATCGTCTCAGCGACACCGCTGCCGCCAATATCGTCGGACCATGTTCCTTTGATTTGGCCTATTCGCGGGAATCCGCCCAGCGAAAGAGTGTTGATGACGGGGCAATGGGGGCCGCCGACGTCATGCTGTTTCCCAACCTGTTATCAGCGAACTTGACGGTGAAGGCCATCATGTACACCAGCGATTGCCGGTTCGGTGGCATGCTTTCCGGCGTGGCTTGTCCGGTCGTGTTCATGTCACGTTCGGATGATGTGTCGACACGTATCCGGTCCCTGGCACTCGCATCGTATGCACATCGCCGTGGCGACAGATAA
- a CDS encoding SPFH domain-containing protein, translated as MIHLFVFGFGVFVYAAIRILTGCLYTVSPDQRAVITSFGAATVMPGSQAPGMTDESSMSTEEQERYRYPQVQVIGPGGPYFKFPWQRVHKVSVATQAVDLSWDPTKAQDTIEAVTKDNLTTGVNGQIRYRISEQNLYAYLFGVASPLEHVMGYFVSVLRERIANFTDPKGQTLLADDELAPSDGEASATSSVDLSEGVSINDLRKNLPLLNQYMEQQCQSTTGRYGIELDAALITEIDPPAQVDRALSAINSTRNQVAADISTARADSEQQITMSARAVEIATNNAQAEVAPLQELASTLSTIKTEGGSDCLSAYVRNAKIPLYKRAGRIVQSANQRS; from the coding sequence ATGATCCATTTGTTCGTCTTTGGGTTTGGTGTATTCGTCTACGCCGCCATTCGTATTCTGACCGGCTGTCTGTATACGGTATCGCCGGACCAACGCGCCGTCATCACAAGCTTTGGTGCTGCAACGGTGATGCCCGGCAGCCAGGCACCGGGGATGACTGATGAATCTTCGATGAGCACCGAGGAGCAAGAACGTTATCGGTATCCTCAGGTGCAAGTGATTGGTCCCGGAGGTCCGTATTTCAAATTTCCTTGGCAAAGAGTTCACAAGGTCAGCGTTGCCACCCAAGCGGTCGACCTGTCTTGGGACCCGACCAAAGCCCAAGACACGATCGAAGCGGTCACCAAGGACAATTTGACGACCGGCGTGAACGGGCAAATTCGATATCGAATCAGCGAACAGAATCTGTACGCCTACTTGTTCGGTGTGGCCAGCCCGCTGGAACACGTGATGGGATATTTCGTTTCCGTGTTGCGAGAACGGATCGCGAACTTTACCGACCCGAAAGGCCAAACGTTGCTTGCAGATGACGAATTGGCACCATCCGACGGCGAAGCATCCGCCACCAGTTCAGTCGACCTATCCGAAGGCGTCTCGATCAACGATTTGCGTAAGAACCTGCCTTTGCTGAACCAGTACATGGAACAGCAGTGTCAATCGACCACGGGGCGTTACGGCATCGAACTGGACGCCGCGCTGATCACCGAAATTGACCCGCCCGCACAAGTCGACCGGGCCCTGTCGGCCATCAACAGCACGCGTAACCAAGTGGCCGCAGACATCAGTACGGCCCGAGCCGATTCAGAACAGCAGATCACAATGAGCGCACGGGCGGTCGAAATTGCGACCAACAACGCCCAGGCCGAAGTCGCACCGCTTCAGGAATTGGCCAGCACCCTGTCGACCATCAAAACCGAAGGTGGATCGGATTGCTTATCGGCGTATGTCCGCAACGCCAAGATCCCGCTTTACAAACGCGCCGGACGCATCGTTCAATCCGCCAACCAACGTTCATAA
- a CDS encoding SPFH domain-containing protein, translating into MTYMFAFVVGLVFVPFLLGLARTFGIYTCVNECEAQVFTLFGKVVGTIDIAGLHFPIAYFGPKALLIPFFGKKYVVSTALRQHYLRSQMVNSEEGTPMGVGIWYEMQVKDPVAFLFTNANPDGSLQANVTSSTISTLSNLEMEKMLEDRHSLSRTVRQTVSPLSEKWGYRLGSVYIRKVEFTDAQMVDNITDKVVKRLVQVTSAMKQDGENRVGLIRSETAFKVSQKLAEASAARPNIVGNKLNEIAKEDQEILSTLLEVMEIDALLESQASVDILPTTSNLLVQLGDSGRSSGGAPYIGSPVGN; encoded by the coding sequence ATGACATACATGTTTGCTTTCGTCGTCGGACTGGTCTTCGTCCCATTCCTATTGGGTCTGGCTCGAACGTTCGGCATCTACACCTGTGTGAACGAGTGCGAAGCACAAGTCTTCACGTTATTCGGAAAGGTGGTGGGAACCATCGACATCGCCGGATTGCATTTCCCCATTGCCTATTTCGGCCCCAAAGCATTGTTGATTCCGTTTTTCGGAAAGAAGTACGTCGTCAGCACGGCGCTGCGACAACACTATCTGCGCAGCCAGATGGTCAACAGCGAAGAAGGCACACCGATGGGTGTCGGCATTTGGTACGAGATGCAGGTCAAGGATCCGGTCGCGTTCCTGTTCACCAACGCCAACCCGGATGGGTCGTTGCAAGCCAACGTGACCAGTTCGACCATTTCCACGCTGAGCAATTTGGAAATGGAAAAGATGCTGGAAGATCGACACAGCCTTTCACGCACCGTACGCCAAACCGTTTCGCCGCTTAGCGAAAAATGGGGCTACCGATTGGGTTCGGTCTACATCCGAAAGGTCGAATTTACCGATGCCCAAATGGTCGACAATATCACTGACAAAGTGGTCAAACGCTTGGTTCAAGTCACCAGCGCCATGAAACAAGATGGTGAAAACCGCGTCGGCCTGATTCGCAGTGAAACCGCCTTCAAGGTTTCCCAGAAACTTGCGGAAGCTTCTGCAGCCCGGCCGAATATTGTCGGCAACAAGCTGAATGAAATCGCGAAGGAAGACCAAGAAATATTGAGCACGCTGTTGGAAGTGATGGAAATCGATGCTCTGTTGGAATCGCAAGCCAGTGTCGACATTTTGCCGACGACCAGCAATTTGTTGGTCCAACTGGGTGATTCCGGTCGATCATCCGGCGGCGCCCCCTACATCGGATCGCCGGTGGGCAATTGA
- a CDS encoding DUF1553 domain-containing protein has translation MHRCVLRHVVVLACLVISHQNDSGAADAPANSKMPDPIGLEIFEKVVRPTLVKHCYECHSDATDDVGGDLWLDSADAMRSGGISGPAIIPGRPGASTLLSALEYRDAEMPPDGQLPPETIASFRKWIARGAPDPRKSTGKAPAKPDAKSASPAASELWSIQPIVAPDIPVIQDDQWSRSDVDRFILAALGERAMSPNRDASPEVLIRRLSFDLLGLPPSPDLVASFTADPSETHYAKIVDTMMGSIEFGRRWARHWLDVVRYGESAGSSRDVLMIHAWRYRDYVIDALNRDLPYDQFVIEQIAGDLLDSTDAQERERQRIATGMLAIGSKSLNGGNLTHDIVDDQIDVVSKAFLGLTVSCARCHDHKFDPIPTADYYALSGIFQSTETLYGGGTNRPTGLADQLKVYLSLDPLPDAKTRKDLDQLQKKATQLQRQIAASKRQLPNRIRAVPEEYRNVDPKSLPDTVDRKTATAVRQLNAARKILKQRQDELASIEASIPEPPRFFIGVREKGKANDAAILIRGEKNQRGDVVPRSFLSAVNQCNANLDKFDAQISKAESGRRELAQWVVASENPLTSRVIVNRIWQHLMGRGIVETVDNFGVSGSPPSHPALLDHLAHTMVHQHHWSLKSMVRTLVHTSTYRQSSEFDPTDYQADPDNRLRWRMSRRQLEAEPFRDAMLSVSGLIDVSPLDQSLVARIGEGEVGRNLNTRVLEEPFNRRSIYLPIIRGLVPESLKIFDFPEPSNIQGMRSANTTPTQSLYLMNSPDVIRMARSFASNLLNDSSLADDQARITQAYRLCFARSPSGDEIQRAIQFIKLPTFIPDDTSRSDDSSKPIDARLDAWTVYCQTLLASAEFRLVN, from the coding sequence ATGCATCGCTGTGTGCTTCGGCATGTGGTTGTTTTGGCCTGCCTGGTCATCAGCCACCAAAACGATTCTGGTGCGGCCGATGCCCCGGCCAATTCGAAGATGCCAGATCCGATTGGGTTGGAGATCTTTGAAAAAGTAGTCCGTCCCACCCTGGTGAAGCACTGCTACGAATGCCACAGCGACGCCACCGATGATGTCGGTGGCGATTTGTGGCTGGATTCCGCCGACGCGATGCGAAGCGGCGGAATCAGTGGCCCGGCCATCATTCCAGGACGGCCCGGTGCCAGCACACTGCTAAGTGCTTTGGAGTATCGCGATGCGGAAATGCCACCGGACGGCCAACTGCCGCCGGAAACCATCGCATCCTTTCGTAAGTGGATCGCTCGCGGTGCACCGGACCCACGCAAGTCGACAGGCAAAGCGCCGGCAAAACCAGACGCCAAATCCGCATCACCCGCGGCATCAGAACTTTGGTCGATCCAGCCCATCGTTGCCCCCGACATTCCCGTCATCCAAGATGATCAGTGGTCCCGCAGCGACGTGGATCGATTCATCTTGGCCGCGTTGGGTGAACGGGCTATGTCTCCCAATCGCGATGCGTCGCCCGAGGTGTTGATCCGTCGGCTTAGCTTTGACCTGCTGGGGTTACCGCCGTCGCCTGACTTGGTTGCCTCTTTCACGGCCGACCCGTCGGAGACGCACTATGCCAAGATCGTCGATACGATGATGGGTTCGATAGAATTCGGACGTCGTTGGGCACGACACTGGCTGGATGTCGTTCGCTATGGCGAATCGGCCGGCAGCAGTCGCGACGTGTTGATGATCCACGCTTGGCGTTACCGCGACTATGTAATCGACGCACTGAACCGCGACCTGCCCTACGACCAATTCGTCATCGAACAGATCGCTGGTGACTTGTTGGATTCGACCGATGCCCAGGAACGCGAGCGTCAACGGATTGCGACAGGCATGCTGGCGATCGGCAGCAAGTCGCTAAACGGTGGCAATTTGACCCACGACATCGTCGATGACCAGATCGACGTCGTTTCCAAAGCGTTTTTGGGTTTGACGGTTTCGTGTGCACGCTGCCACGACCACAAGTTTGACCCGATTCCAACCGCCGACTATTACGCGCTGTCGGGAATCTTCCAGAGCACCGAAACGCTGTACGGCGGCGGGACCAATCGCCCCACAGGTTTGGCTGATCAACTAAAAGTGTACCTGTCGCTGGATCCGCTTCCGGACGCCAAAACACGAAAGGACTTGGACCAGTTGCAGAAAAAGGCGACTCAACTGCAACGACAGATTGCGGCATCCAAGCGACAGTTGCCGAATCGGATTCGGGCGGTTCCCGAGGAATACCGCAATGTGGATCCGAAATCACTGCCCGACACCGTGGATCGCAAAACGGCGACAGCGGTTCGGCAATTAAATGCAGCCCGCAAGATTTTGAAACAGCGGCAAGACGAACTGGCATCAATCGAAGCATCGATCCCCGAACCCCCACGGTTTTTTATCGGTGTCCGCGAGAAAGGCAAAGCCAACGACGCGGCGATTTTGATTCGAGGCGAAAAGAACCAACGTGGCGATGTGGTCCCGCGATCTTTTCTTTCCGCCGTGAATCAGTGCAATGCCAACTTGGACAAGTTCGATGCCCAGATCAGTAAAGCGGAAAGCGGGCGACGCGAATTGGCCCAATGGGTCGTTGCGTCTGAGAATCCTTTGACCTCTCGAGTCATCGTCAATCGAATTTGGCAGCACCTGATGGGACGGGGCATCGTCGAAACCGTCGACAACTTTGGTGTTTCAGGTTCACCGCCCAGTCATCCCGCGTTGCTGGATCACCTTGCCCACACGATGGTGCACCAGCATCACTGGTCGCTGAAATCGATGGTGCGGACACTGGTGCATACCAGCACCTATCGCCAGTCGTCGGAGTTTGATCCGACCGATTACCAGGCTGACCCCGACAATCGCCTACGCTGGCGAATGTCTCGACGGCAATTGGAAGCTGAACCATTTCGCGATGCGATGCTTAGCGTTAGCGGCCTGATCGATGTATCGCCTTTGGATCAATCCCTGGTCGCACGAATTGGCGAAGGAGAAGTGGGCCGAAACTTGAACACTCGCGTTTTAGAGGAACCGTTCAATCGCCGAAGTATCTACCTGCCGATCATCCGAGGGCTTGTTCCCGAAAGCCTGAAGATCTTCGACTTCCCAGAGCCATCGAACATCCAGGGGATGCGCAGCGCCAACACCACGCCGACACAATCGCTGTATCTGATGAACAGCCCTGACGTGATCCGCATGGCTCGATCATTCGCATCCAATCTGCTGAACGATTCTTCGCTGGCCGACGATCAGGCACGGATCACCCAAGCTTATCGCCTGTGTTTTGCTCGATCGCCCAGCGGCGATGAGATTCAGCGTGCCATACAGTTCATCAAGCTGCCCACATTCATTCCCGACGACACTTCCAGATCCGACGATTCATCAAAACCAATCGACGCCCGACTCGACGCTTGGACGGTCTATTGCCAAACGCTTTTGGCCAGCGCCGAATTTCGATTGGTGAATTAG